The genomic stretch CATCTCCCCAAGGCCCCGGGACATGAGACTCACGGGGGCCGCGGAATAGACGTATCCTGCCAGAAGCCCCATCATGCCTACGATTATCACAAAGGGTCGCCCTGAAAGGGCCAGCCACAAACCACACCCGATCCCCAGGACAAAGAAGCCCATTGCCATAGCCCATACCGTCCTGGCATCCATCAGCCTTTCCTGGATCACCCGGCTCCCGCCACTAAAAGGGGTAGGGTGCAGGTTGATCCTGTCGCTTCCGGGATCATCGTAATAGTCGTTGATCAGATTGCCACCCAGATGAAGGGAACCTACGCCGGTCATCACGACAACAAAAAGCCAAAAATGAAAGGCCCCGTGCAGGAAACTCAGGGCAGCCGCCACGATCACAGGCATGAGAGAGCCTGTCAAGAAAGGAAGGCGCATGGCTTTCACGTATATCTTCATCACATACTTTTTCCCCTTTTCTGCATAGCAGTGTGTGTCAAGTAGCATATCGGCCTTGGCATTGCAAGAACCTGCACAAGGTTAGACACGCTAGGAGGCTCTCCGAGAATAAGAAATTCTTTGCAAGGTCAAGGAAGGTGATCCGCCTCCGGCGGATTAACCACAGGAATACATTGAGTATTTTGACCCGCCTCCGGCGGATGAGCCTGACCTGTCTGCGTGGGGATACGCACAGGCTGGCGCCGAGATTGCGGAAAATACCATTCTCGGACAGTCTCTTGGAATCTACTTGAAAACCTGGTCATGGTGAGCTAGGAATCTCGTGTCAATCAAAAAGCCCTCACTGCATGGAGGTTGGGAGTCTCATGGAACCCACAAAAGCCAGAGTACGTTTGATCCGTCATACGGCCGGGCCGGAAGGCCTGATCGCCTCGGCCGCCAAGCTATGTTATGCAAAGGATACCTCAAGTGTCCTCGAACAGGAGAAAGACGAAGCTGAAAAGTTCGTAAAAATGCTTCGCAATATGGGCCATATGAGCCCTGTTGAGCATGCTTCCTTCACCTTCTATATCGAGGGCGTATCACGGGCCATGACCCACCAACTCGTCCGGCACCGGTTGGCGAGTTACTCTCAGCGGAGCCAGCGATATGTGCGGCATGACGGGTTTGAATATGTGATTCCGCCGCAATTCAAGGGCAAAAAGGTTAGGGAAAACGATACCGAGATCGACGCGGAAGAGTATTTTGAAGAAACCATGGCTTACCTGGCCGGGCGTTATGCCAGGCTCA from Deltaproteobacteria bacterium encodes the following:
- a CDS encoding prenyltransferase, yielding MLLDTHCYAEKGKKYVMKIYVKAMRLPFLTGSLMPVIVAAALSFLHGAFHFWLFVVVMTGVGSLHLGGNLINDYYDDPGSDRINLHPTPFSGGSRVIQERLMDARTVWAMAMGFFVLGIGCGLWLALSGRPFVIIVGMMGLLAGYVYSAAPVSLMSRGLGEMTIFLAFGPLITWGTYYVMTGLFTWQAFTLGIPLGFLITAVIWINQFPDYDADRGAGKLNWVVRLGRNRSRRIYSLLMLSPYAVVLYWVLGRKAPWLCLAALLTIPLPLKAIKILNLHYETYDEIIPAQALTIQTHLALGLVLSAVLVFQKVIC
- a CDS encoding FAD-dependent thymidylate synthase, with the protein product MEPTKARVRLIRHTAGPEGLIASAAKLCYAKDTSSVLEQEKDEAEKFVKMLRNMGHMSPVEHASFTFYIEGVSRAMTHQLVRHRLASYSQRSQRYVRHDGFEYVIPPQFKGKKVRENDTEIDAEEYFEETMAYLAGRYARLNEALGGSGESSNEDARYVLPNACETKIFVTMNARALLHFFEERLCLRAQWEIRGVADQMLVLVQKVCPGVFKGAGPKCVRLGKCPEGKMTCGDFEKIKKRYAA